In bacterium, the genomic window CGAGCGCGGCGTCGATGCTCAGGTCCTGCTGCAGGGCGAAGACGACTGTTCGCGGAGTCATAATGGCTTCGACCCGTAGCTCGCGGAAGCGGAAGAGGTTCTTGACGATCCGCGACTCCTCGACCTCGATCTGGCCGCGCTCGACGCCGACATCGGCAAGCGCCGCAAACTCCTCACGGCTGAAGGAGTCGACCGGCCTGCCCCGGGTAATCAGCTTGGTGAGAAGCTCCGAGACCCAGACGAGCGGATGAAGGACCACGAGGAGGATCCTCACGAAAGCGGCCGTCGGCGCGGCGAGTCTCCGCCAATAGACGGCGCCGAGGGTCTTCGGAACGATCTCTGAAAGGAACAGAATCAAGAGTGTCAGCACTGCCATCGCCAGCCCAACCCAGCGCTCCCCGAAGTAGACGGCGGCCTCGGCGCCAGCACCGCCGGCCCCGACCGTATGGGCGATCGTGTTGAGGGTCAGGATGGCGGCCAGCGAGCGGTCGATGCTCGACTTGATGTGCTGCAGGCGGTCGGCCAGCGGCTTTCCCTGCTGCCGCAGGTGGGCGATGAACGACGGCGAGACGCTCAGTAGCACCGCCTCGGCGACCGAGCAGAGGAACGAGAACACGAGTGCGACGCCGGCATAGACGATCATCAACACCAGGTATCGGGC contains:
- a CDS encoding DUF21 domain-containing protein; the protein is MPFPLLMMIGALGVVVVASAAGPPTGSGEGTAEARYLVLMIVYAGVALVFSFLCSVAEAVLLSVSPSFIAHLRQQGKPLADRLQHIKSSIDRSLAAILTLNTIAHTVGAGGAGAEAAVYFGERWVGLAMAVLTLLILFLSEIVPKTLGAVYWRRLAAPTAAFVRILLVVLHPLVWVSELLTKLITRGRPVDSFSREEFAALADVGVERGQIEVEESRIVKNLFRFRELRVEAIMTPRTVVFALQQDLSIDAALAEHPDPPFSRIPIYRKDLDDVLAFVLKVDLMRDKLAGRGSRLLRELGREVQVVSEKTSLEVVFERLLDHQLHLLLVLDEYGGLAGLVTLEDIVETLIGMEIVDEVDEVDDLQKLARQKWEGRRR